The DNA region ATCCTACAGTAGTAAGTCCCAATGGATAAGCAATTTTCTTAAATCTAGAACCTGTACAAAGccaaatattttgaataattagacaaaaatgaaatgcaaaccAAGTAGTTGTAGCAATTAAATGCAGGAGAGATTGATATTCTGAAAGATAAATAATCCCAACCTAGGGTTTCCAATATTATGAAGAATGAGAAGAATTGTATCATCAGTTTGTCTAGTCCTGCTCTGTGAGCTCTCAGCCAGCTCGTAACAGCAATCAACAATGTCCCTTCATTTACCAGGAAGGGTTTATTTAAATCTCACAGGCTTTTGCCAATATTTCAGGAGAGCATTCTGACCACCAGAACTGTTACAAGCTCCATGCCTCACAGCCAGTAATGAAAACAAGGCAACCCTACCTTTTCTTGCCAGCACTGCACCAGCCAGGCCTGACACTGTAATTACAGCGgctttgggaagaaattccgGCGGGGGGTTGTTCAGGTAAACATAAGCAtctaagaaatggaaaaaaaagacaaaaaagaagcaGGGCAATTCAGtatcagtaattttattttatttcccacttAAGAAATAAAGGTGAAAACTTTAATTTTACTGAGAGTTTATATACATGAAATGAGACAGATATGTGACTTGCCTACCTTTTCCAAATTGAATTGAATCCATTATTCCATTTTTAATAAAGACATAGACACTctacaaggaaagaaaaaaacaaaaccagaaagtaAAATCTCTACAAAAGTAGCTGTTCATACATATCTCAGCACAATGAGACAAAGAATTACTGTGTAACTTTAAAAATTCCAATCCAATGACTATGGAGAAATCTACCCTCTTTGTGACAAACAAATACTTATATTTTTAACACttacattaattaaaaaaaaaaatctctctaaTGTAAGTTCCCTTTCAAAACGGACCTCTCAGGAACTCTAGAGCAGGAAAACATCTGGATGCCAACTGTATAGGAAAATTCAATTATAAAATACAATCATCTCTTCccaggaaaactgaaagagcaaaACCGAATTTGTGCCACCAGAGGTCACTGCTGCTCAGCGGCAGGAACTCGTACAATCATTAATGACATTAAAAAGTTTGGTACAGCTTTGTAACAAGACTATTTCAGTCATGCAGTCACTGACAATGCTTTTCCAGAACAGTGGAATCACAATTTacacaaaacacattttgaagatatttagattttttttttcaactcttAGGGTCTACATTTTTTTGCAAAAGTAAAACATAAGCAGAAAATATCCTCTGGCCAACAGCCAGGgtgaagctgctgcttcccagcaggtACTGAAGCATAACAGGCACCACAGTTCCCTCTCCACCTGGAACAAGCAGTAACAGAGCTGAGGTGTTTCTGATGACTCGTGAGGAACAGCCTGCTGCAACAGATACCTGGGATGCattctgtttgtcttttttgtCAGGTACTGCCCTTTGgaagcagctccttctccatggACTGCACCTGGAACTTCAGACTCCAAAACAGCCTCAAGTTCTCCCAGCAAGAATTTACCAACATAACTCCTGCTGTAGGAGGAGGGCTCATTTTTCCATCCGAATTTATCTTATGCTAGGACAAGGAACTGccaaaaatccctccagggGGAAGTAAGCTGTTTTTTCAGTGGTTGGCTGTAGTGCTGAGTGACCTGCAGGGAACATTCGGTGCATCCCTTACCTGGCACCACCCGAAATAGCGGCCGGTCGTCCTCCGCAGGGccgtgagctgctgctgcaggagccccgGCTGCTCCTCGATGTACCTGGAGCTCAGGGGGGGTGCGCTGTAAATGGGGAGCTGCAAacagagcacagctgagcagcagggcCACGGCTCTGCtcccatcagctgctgcttttcacgGGGGGTTTCCAACCTGCAAAGCCTCAGCATTCCCAGTGCAGCACACAAAGCCTCTGTGGGGAACTGTGAGCTTTCAGAGTTCCAAACTGACTCTACCCAAGTGGGACTTCACTCTTTGGAAGTGAAAACTGAAACAATTATATTGGTTCTAAGAAGTAGAATTACTCAGTATGAAGCAAATGCATGTGCAAGAATAATTAGAAGGTGGATGTGTGTATTACTAGAAATTGCACATTAGAAATGGACTCATCAGTAACTATTctattttcaccttttctgaCTGCATTTTTGAAATACTGTAATAATGCAAATGAGATAAAACTTCACTAATTTAGTATCATAACACTTTGTGTTTTATTTGGgccatttatttattattatttattattacatATTACTTTGCTATGTATTTTAGTTACTGGGTAATGTGATTCAATGGACAGAGCTGCTATACTGCAGGTTTTTCTAGTATTATTTTGAAGACCAAGAAAGAGGAAGAGTCATACCTTATCTGGTTTCACCAGCTGACTTTTTGATTCCTTTTCTGTTGCTGCATATACAGTAATACATACAAATGGCAGCCCAGAAGAAACAGCTGCCAGCTTTGCCACCTGGgacagagagacaaaaaaagggAGTCCTaatgctgaaattaaaatttcccTTAAGACTGATCAAATATGGGATTAAACAAGTCacttttaaaaccttttttaaatattatacCTTCTAGAAATGTCTTCTGACTTACACAaagattttctgaaattataaTGGTAAAGAAAAGGTTAAAGATCCCTGACAACAGTTTTGTGTCTCAAATACCAGGAAGAATTCTGTGTTCAAAGCCACGCTGATGCTTCCATCACCTGTTAGGGTAAATTCAGATGTAATTTACTCAGCATGCAGGAACTCAATTTTTGAGAATTATTTATGAAAGAACTATTTTAAACCTATCACAAATCAGATTGCTTATTTCCATACAGCTACCAGGACAAGACACCAATTTTCAGTAGACTCtagaagaaaaactgaatttaaaaatgaTAGAGCATGAGAAAGTTGTATtgttcacttaaaaaaaaaaataattatattttaaagtcaCAATGGATTCTGTTCTCAATGTAAAAGAGAAAGCTATACAGGGAATGATCAAagtggtccagctgctggctgaCAGTAATTGCTTTACTTCTGGGTGCCTGCAGACAAACATATAAACGTTTAAAGATCCAAGGAAATATCTGTACTGGCTAACATTTACTCTAGCAGTTGTCCCAAGAGGGTTTCACTCTTTTCTACTGAAATCACAAAGAAccagagcaaaagaaaaagcaacatcACCTTGACTGCACTAAAGAGGCTTCACTGCATGGAGCTGTTCCTTATCTAATCACGAGGTGCACTAAAAAGACCTCAATTAGCTAAGCTGCTTCTAGTACTaatttattgaaattatttgatTAAAAGTGCCTTATCAGGCATTATGTATCAAACAATAAAAATCATACATTGTTCAGCTAAAGAAACCAAAAAGTATTTCAGCTATGAAAACTTCTACAGAAGTTACAGAGAATTAAAAATGGCTGGATCATATTGTTATATCAAACACTAGGAaagaagcacagagaaaaacacCTGCAAAAGGCTGGAGCTGTAAAACACCCTGGGATTGCATGTTCAGCCAGCAGAATGACTCCAGAACATCAGCTGATAACTGacttacaaataaataaaaatctttgaTTTGAAGAATCCAGGAAATTGCTGCAGGTGCAAAAGCCATGTGCCAGTCCTGGAGATGAAttctgcacagacacagagctAAACACCACCAGAAGGAAAGGTCAATGGCCAGTGTTAAAACATTCCCTGTAACACCACTGCCAAGTTCCTGACCTACACTGACAACCTGCAGGTTCTTCCCgagaaataaaaaacacacaaagacAAACAGACATGGCAATGTTTTCGCTGAGAAGCCTGAACAGCAATTATTTGCTGAAGAAATGAATTATATGCTTTCTAGCAGAAAACTGTTACAGCTATGCCTCTTAATAGTAGAACTGGAGTAAGACAAATCAAAATATAATAACAAAACTGTCAAATGTACCTGGATAATTTTGGCTTTaagtatttgcatttcaaaCACTCTGCTTCAAAGTCAAGGAATCTTACCAACGATCAAAAATACagattctattaaaaaaaaaaaagttaaaaaactACATCACTACAAAGAATTCACTATCTTCTACTCAAAAGATGCAGAATGCAAACTAAACCATAATAAAGGCATATAGTTAATTTATGCTAATCTCCAAGTCATTGTTTCCCACTGAAACTGCAAATTCTGTGTGCTTGCTTCAAGAATTGGAGCAGGAAACTTGCCCTGAAGGCAGGAACTGCCTCAAAACGGATCAAAGGAATGGAGTATATCCAAAAATCTGATGCagggatttatttaaaaaaacatacaaCTTCTGTATTACAAAATGAGACTCAACTAGCCAGGTTAAAATGAGATTCAAATTTAGCAGCTACCTCATATCatattttctatgaaaaaatattaattaaagaaTAAACGCTAAAAGCTCATAGGCCAAATGCCGTATCCTAATTCAGGTATGTCTTTATAAATCTCTGATGACAAccaccaaaaccccccccaCAAATGCAACAGATCCTTGCACTTCACCTCAACTCACTGATATGTCATGCATTTGGTTTTAATCTTGGTCTGCTGAGTGACCCAGAGAGTGAAATCTTAAGAATAAAACtcttattaataaatatttcatagtAAATAGTAAACAACACACGTAAAATTATGTCACTTCACTAAAAGTACTGAATCATTCAGATTTATTTACTGAGCCAACCAAACCACTTCAGGATCACCCAGCCAGACAGCAAAGCCAAAGAGTTTCTTTTGCCTTaacaaatgaaagcaaaatgctttcttttaatttctgtctaTTCTCATTGGCACCATCCTTTCCTTTCCAGatatatacacattttaaatgcttaaaaaaagtaaatatgaaGATTCATGTGAGAGCAACCTATTCATCAATTTGACTGCCAACACTGGAAAACCTGTCTAAATATTTGTGAGAAAGCTTAGATCTTTACATGCATGCTTTTCTGTTTAAAGACACTGTATTATTCCTACAACTAGTTATATTTTAGATACTTGTGACCCTGTTAGCTCGTAACAGCATGATTTTAACAGCCTTGTTTTAGTGATGTACAGCACCACTAGCACTTTATCATGTTACTACCAAACTATCATCTTGATATTCCTCGAGCTGAAGGTGTTTCGGGGGCTGCGAGTACATGGAGAAAAACCAGAAGAGCAACACCGCTTTTATTCCCCGCTGTACAATTTAACCACCCTCGAACCAGCTCTTTCCCCGCCACGTCCCGCACCACCACAGAGACCTCTCCCTGCCCCGCTGCTCCAGACCCCGGCTCCGCGGCACCGGGGCTCCTTCCCGCCAGCACCGGGGGAGCTGCGGGCGGGCCGGGCGCTCCCGAGGAGCCACACGGAGCCTGCCCGGCTGTCCCGAGCGGCGGAGGAGCGGGAGCGGAGCCTGAGGGGCGGCGGAGGAGCGGGAGCGGAGCCTGAGGGGAGCggagccgcggggccggggcagcgcggccTGAGGGCGGCGGACACTCACCTTGGCCGCCATGTTGGACGGCGCCGCCTACGGCGCGCGGGaagggccgcgccgggcggggCCGAGGGGCCGGGGCGGGACCGCGCTCAGGCCGGGATCGCCCGGAGCCGCCGTCAccccggggcgggcagggcggaTTCCCCACAGCCGGGGAGAGCATcgccccggggcgggcagggATGGTCCCCCTCAGCCAGGGAGAGCATCGTTTCGAAGCGAGCAGGGCTGGTCCCCCTCAGCCAGGGAGGGCATCGCCCTCAGCCGGCATGGCCTCAAAGCGGGCAGGGATGGATTCCCCTCACTCGGGCGGGATAGCCCTCCGCAGAGATCGCCCTAAAGCCGGCAGGAATCCCTCACAACCGCGGCGAGATCCCTAAAGCGGGCAGGGACGGATCCCCCTCACCCGGGGCGGGATAGCCCTCAGCAGAGATCGCCCTTAATCGGGCGGAGATCCCTCTCAGCCGCCATCGCCCTAAGGAGGGCCGGGACCCCCTCAGCCGGGGCGGGGACCCCCTCAGCCGGGGCGGGGATCCCACCCCACCAGATCGGGCGGCATTGCCCTCAGCCGGGCTCTCCCGTCCATCCCGCATTGCACTCAGCCAGGATCACCTTCAGAACACACAAAATCCCCCATAAACACACAATCTAAGTGCAGATAATTCGTTTATTGAAGTCCAAATTTACAACTGAAGTTCACaacttcccccccccccccgccccccccaaACAAAAGCTTTGTTTGAATTTAGGAAGAATAAatgtttggctttgtttttgtttctttttttaaataatgtacAGACTATATCTCTTAAATAAGTTAATATCTTTGAAAAAAGAGCAATATgttcctttttttaatgttgcaGTGCAACTTACAACTTACACGTCTGTGCAATGTACCATGAGGTATATGCCCAGTGAGCAACACACAGTGAAGTTTTCCATTCATAAATTTTCATTGTAGACACACAAAAAGTTAACAAGTTATTAATCTGTGATAGAAAACGCAGCCGGTTACAGTAATTCACACAGAACTCAtctggaaagagggaaaaaagaaacctaATGTTCATCGCCTATAGAAACTATTGGATTATCTCTCAACATAGACaagtataaaattaaaaatactgctgTGAAACTGAAGAAATACTGTGTTATCCAGGGGTTGAAACCTCGTTTGACCTGTATTAGTCTAGAACCATTGGTTTTCTCTCTGTAGCATCCATGAGCTGAGGGATTTACTGCGGTACCGATGGAGCATCTGCTCGTCAAAGCATTAAGCACGATGGGCATTATAGAAAAGTTGCAGAATGCTCAAAAACGTACAGCTCCAGCATTTTCCCTGGCATGGACAGGTGGTTTTCCATTGCCTCTCAGTTCATCTCCCAGCTGATTAGAAAAACAAGGCTGAAACATGGAAGATTACTCGTATTTGAAGCTTGACACTTCAAACTTCTCAAGATGGCtctaaaatacttatttttccttaatgacagaaaacatatatttatttaagaaaGAATCATCCACAATATAACTTTGTGATAAATAACAGTTCTGCCTCtaatacatatatacatactgCTTGTAAACAAAAATGCCCACAGGTCATGGAGTCTCCATGATTTTTTTACAAGGCGctatagatttttatttttatttttatttttgttattgaaAACAGTCCTAGTGAAAGTTTGGTTTATAACCTCCTATTGCTACAGAAACAGTAAGAATGTTTATAtttacaaagaaacaaagaccATGGAGACCCCATAGCGTTATTTGCCGAAGATTTGAAGTTGGTGGGGTTTGCAAAATACACGTTGTCAGCACGTTGGACAGGTTGAACACCAGCAGTACGATACTCCAGTGCTTTGGTATTTCAACCCCTGAATATACAAAGACATTACTACAGCCTACTTCACAGTTCAATGCAAGTAAAGTGCAAGCCATAGTACAAGGGTGTCATACATTTCCATACATGTAAGCGGTATCTAAAAAAGGCTCTGTACAAGGTTTATTAGCTATTTAGTAACCTAGATGGAAGTCACCTATGGCCCAGCAATTAATGGTCTTACAAGGATATTGTCTTTGTAATACAGTATGTGTCAAATGTAAAACGTTTATTAATACTAGTGCATTTCTCTTATATCCTAACCTGTTTTCTCACCAGATTTTTAAGCTGAAATCCTTGTTTCTCAGTAAAACAGAAGTCTTAACTGGTAACAGGGTCTTACTGGTAATTTGGCCAGCAAACACAGTTTGTTAAGACATATTTGTTTTGTGGTTGCTAGTGAAAAAATGCAATAGTTAATATGTATTATGTGACATCCTTAGTTAATCTGCAGCATTCAGACACATTTACTGTTAGTAAAAAGATCTGTATTGATACCCTCACCAAGGCCTGAGGATGAACAATATTCTAGAAATGTGAGGACAGAAGCTACAGGGCTTAGCTGGTCAAAGAGCAGGTTGTCGACGTATTTGATCATTTTTACAACATTGCTTTCTTTCAAATACTGCTCATGCAGTGGCATTAATGCTTAAAGTCCCCAACTGTCACTTCTAACACATGTATGTTCTtgataaaaataaagacatatCTGCCTAGCCTGCATAAAGAGTAAATATGGTTCTTTTCCTGAAGGCAGTTTCTGtctgaattatttaaatatttttattaagaggAGGTCCCAGTAGTATAACACCTGTTTTCAAACCTGATAAAAACTTAAACAATATTATTTATAAACCTTCTTCTGGATGTGCAAGAGTGGCATAACCcgtaaaatatagaaaataacctttaaaaaatgtttctttttctattaGTTATATCCAGAGTGGAGAGTTCCCTGCCACATGTTAGAGAGTGGAGCTGATCAGAAACATCACATTTCATTTGTGTGTAATGGGAGCAAAGAAAATAACTATAAACATCAACTAAGGAAATACAACTTACTAGTTTTGGTTTAAATAGCCATGAAATTTCCATACATCAGCTGATACGGCTCAGATGTGATTTTCGGATGGGATTTTCAGTTCTGTGCCCACTTAACACCCATCAAGAACCTCAGCCACACGGTGTGAATCCATCTGAGAGAGGAGATGAGGACCTTTCCCCACAGCATCCTGCCTGGGAAACCTACCCTGAGCCTCAGCTTTAGTGAGGGAAACattctggaagaaaaagagctttttaaTACTGAATATAAATGAATAGCTAATATTGCTTCTCCAGTCTTTCCTGTTATTACCTATCTTTTGTCCTAGTGGTAAATAAACATCATTTGGCAGCAGGGAAGGTGATGTGCTGTGGCCTAAGGGATGTGGTGCATGGAAAACCTGCCATGGAAAACCTGCCATGGCAAACCTGTGCCCTTCTGGCTGCCATAAAGCACCATTTCCCTACTGTGTAAACTGAGGAGAGAATAAAATCCTTTATGAGACCCAGCCCACACTTATTTCTGTACCATTAAATGTGGGGAACCCAGGTGTGCCCTGAGTGGGGCTCAAGCTGAGGCCCAGCAATACAGACAGGCCTGTGCTCTCTTCCTTAAGGAACCTCCCTAGGACTGGATCTGGAGAGGGTCAGAACCTCTGGAGAGACACAAGACTTGCTTTACTGAGAGTATTTAAACTCTAATTGAATTGCCTGTGGTATCTTCTAGTTCAGGGGCAGCTGACAGGCATTGCAGAGGGGCTGGGTTTGTTGTGCTGCATCGAGCCTTAGCCAAGGATTATTTCACACAAACCATCTTTGAAGGACTTTGTTCCCCACTGCATGAAGGGTCTGTACAAACTGTTGGTGAATTTTCACAAAATagctctgctggcagagctgtctcTCCTCAAGGATCAACAGCCCCCAGCTTTATCACCTTGGTCATAAATACTGCTATTTTTGGCAGAAAGAATGCTTTTATCACTTTGGAAGACGGTAAGACCACGTGAGGAAAGAATATGGCAAATAACATCTGTGATAATCTTGGCCTGATTTGCATTACTAGAGACAAAGATAAGaattttctttgctctcctcAGATTTGTGTTGAGTTAAACAATTTCTACCAGattcttcatttttctcccaGAGGTCCTATTAACATTTAAAGTGAAATCTAAAGGTCAGCAGCAGAATTGGACCTTTTTTGAGGAGGCTGAGCCTTTCCCAGAGCCACTGTAAAGTAACTCCTTCACAGAACCTTGGAGAACAAGCATTCTGTAACTGCTGAGAGGGGTGAGAGAAGACTTAACTGCCACGTACAATTCTCTGCAACactcatttctttttccttggaaaaagcCAGTGGAGCACCACATTCCCTGCTCAAaaggcagcagccagagctgagtGTGCTGATAaaaacctcctcctcctcctcctttgaTTTTTGTTCATGTCAATTAGAGCAAGCTCAGGGTAGTTTTCACTTAAAGTAATGAAGCCAAGAAAAATGTCTTGGTTCTCTCAGGAAGTGATGCCGAGAGAACTATTAAGACACTTGCAAAGATCTGACATGTCACTGAATACAGAACAGTATTAAAAAAGGAGGGGAATCAGTAGCTCAGGGGGAGCATTAAATCAGTTGTAGTGAAAAATAGCCAGTAACAAAAAGACTCAGCTTGTGGAGTGTCAGAGAAAGTGTATGGGCTGAGACATTTTACCTGAAGAAATTCTGAATGAAGATGCTAACTTTAATAAGATCCAGTTAAATAAAGCACATCCAAACAACATTTCCATGTTGTTGTATGTGTTAAAACCCAAGTTTTACCTGAGAATTTGGGCAGGAAAACTggtaaattaataaatttattGTACAGGTGCTATCTGTTTCCCTTGACGAATTCAACAGCcaagcctttttcttttcttatttaaaaatatgtcatcAAAATGACCACAACAATTCCAGCTGCTTTGTACTTCGTGTTTAAGTACCTGTTGGTCCAGGAGAATTGGATGTATTTTAATACATAAGCAGGATTTGGtgcatgaatttttaaatatagtATGTGTATTGCACTTTGCATTTCATTGAGTTCAAAGGTGGTGAAAATCCAAATAATTGTGCTGTGGTGACTGTGCACGTTCCTCTCTGCAGTCCATTTAGAGTGGTACCAAGATCCAGAAGGAAGAAACCGTGgctgggagggaagggctgcaggGTGGGGTTGAGTAAATGTGCCGGGAGAATTATAAGTTCTTGTGCAATGACTTCCAAATGCCAGCTGACATTTGTGAAAGAATAAAGTCTTTGTATTGCTTAATTTAGCAATTAGATTTTGCTTGCTCTAAGGCACAAGCAATGCCAGACAAATGGTTCAGACTTTTCTCCCAGTTAATCTTAAGCCCATTAGAGGGAATTTCTCCTGTGTATCTCATCTCATGAATCTCATGAATTTCCTGGACAATTTATTTGGCCTATTCAGTGCAAATCACATTTActgagagctgctctgcaagAGAAGAATGCAGACTCACAGTCCCAAGAACTTCAGAAAGGATGATCTTATGACattgaaagatttttaaagataagCTGAGAAAAAGTACGAATTCTCTACTATCTATTAATATTACAGAAATTGTATTTAAACTTAAAACAGAGATGATCTGTTTTCCCTATTACTTGTATAATTTCTGAGAAATCTATCTTCCcaattttgtttctcattttcagCCGTATCTCTAAGTAGTATTCTCTGTTTTCTTGTGACTTCACTGAATATACTCAGTTATGTCTTGAATGATGAAGCAGTGGCATTTGAAATCCTTTTGGAAAGCTATTTGGAAATAATATAGATCTTTTCATTCTGAAAGCACAAACCATCTTTTGGGTTTGAAACAATAGgcatatttacatttctttagGAATTTAGATAGTTCAATCTATGTAACTATTTTTGTGACCATCCATCACTGCCTGCATGTATAATATGACAATTTCTAAATGGATCCTATAATTTACTCTGTTGCTTGCTGGAaatgaaggaataaaattaaGACTGCAAAGAAGGGAGGAGGCAAGGGAAACgtgtttttaattttgcttctcACTATGCAGTTGTATTTTAAATTGATAATAAATGAATTTTCCCCAAGTCAGGTTTGTTTTGCCTATGATAATCTGTCTTTGTCTCAAGCCAGGAGCTTTCCCATGACATATTTTCTCCCTgtccagccaaggtcaacccCCCTCAGCTGTTCTGTGGAGACAGAACTAAACACCCAGTACACCTTCACCTGGACTGGCTTTGGGAAGAATGAAATCTGTTCCTGGATACTAGGACCTCACTGAGATGACATTTTTCCTCTGTTATACTGAACTGCATGAATTTTACAGTCCTTGATGGATGAGAGACAATTAGGTTTATCTTGTGAAAAAATGATCAGTGAATTTGTTTCAGTGAAATGACATCAGCTGTATTCACATCCCCTTCATTCTACCTTTTAGAACTATTCTAGCAAGCAGAGCCAAAGCAGACTGTGAATGGCTTTGAAATCTATGTTCAGTAGCATTCAGAgcaatctttttttccccccaagaaTACAggtattttccccaaaatctgaTTCTAACAAACTATTCTCTCCCAGGCAAGGAAGTGAAATACACTGTGTGACTTGTGTGTCTTCCCAAACCAATCAATACCGATTGGTTTTCAAATGATGTTTTGAATAACTTCACCCACTTGCAAATATACTGCTAGAAGTTAAAAATTATTGCCAGACATTACataattttgaattattaaCTCAGCTATAGATGTCAGTGTATCACAGGATGTAATTGATTAGttcaagaggtttttttttaagcttccttctcatgcttttttttaattttgtgactCACAGTCATGTGTCACTTAAATTCACAGTGAAGAAACGATGAAAACCTGCAGTATGTACCTTACTCAgtgcagatttcttttctttcaccaTGAAATACTTGAAATCCTATTAAAACCAGTTTAAGTTGCAGCATTAGTGAACAACCAATATTGTTCTACTTGTGTCTTACCTCTGTGCCAAACCTGCTTGCTCGTGTTCCTTCGTTTAAAGGCAGGCACAGCACGTTTCAAACACAGTATTTAAATGGCATGTACAGAGTGCCCATAGGGCCAGACTGGGATCTATTTCTTAGATGTACAGTGTACATTTTAAGGCACACTATAGGGATTGAGTTTACATTTTGATAACTCTGTCCTTTTATTTGCAAAGATGGTCACTAACTGGAAATGttgcaaaaataaatgt from Taeniopygia guttata chromosome 4A, bTaeGut7.mat, whole genome shotgun sequence includes:
- the APOOL gene encoding MICOS complex subunit MIC27 isoform X2, which translates into the protein MAAKVAKLAAVSSGLPFVCITVYAATEKESKSQLVKPDKLPIYSAPPLSSRYIEEQPGLLQQQLTALRRTTGRYFGWCQSVYVFIKNGIMDSIQFGKDAYVYLNNPPPEFLPKAAVITVSGLAGAVLARKGSRFKKIAYPLGLTTVGYSICYPAQSVVIAKVTGKKLLGASHQTYEAVRSLWADKETVTKLQQESKPIMQEDKKNKGISTTKPESAVESRSLNRTESVPVERRSNEDPVPSSGAVKTSKFKPDPKLTDHGQSSPEDVDMYSTRS
- the APOOL gene encoding MICOS complex subunit MIC27 isoform X1, which produces MQILKAKIIQVAKLAAVSSGLPFVCITVYAATEKESKSQLVKPDKLPIYSAPPLSSRYIEEQPGLLQQQLTALRRTTGRYFGWCQSVYVFIKNGIMDSIQFGKDAYVYLNNPPPEFLPKAAVITVSGLAGAVLARKGSRFKKIAYPLGLTTVGYSICYPAQSVVIAKVTGKKLLGASHQTYEAVRSLWADKETVTKLQQESKPIMQEDKKNKGISTTKPESAVESRSLNRTESVPVERRSNEDPVPSSGAVKTSKFKPDPKLTDHGQSSPEDVDMYSTRS